In a single window of the Mus musculus strain C57BL/6J chromosome 6, GRCm38.p6 C57BL/6J genome:
- the Prokr1 gene encoding prokineticin receptor 1 isoform X1, producing the protein METTVGALGENTTDTFTDFFSALDGHEAQTGSLPFTFSYGDYDMPLDEEEDVTNSRTFFAAKIVIGMALVGIMLVCGIGNFIFITALARYKKLRNLTNLLIANLAISDFLVAIVCCPFEMDYYVVRQLSWEHGHVLCASVNYLRTVSLYVSTNALLAIAIDRYLAIVHPLRPRMKCQTAAGLIFLVWSVSILIAIPAAYFTTETVLVIVERQEKIFCGQIWPVDQQFYYRSYFLLVFGLEFVGPVVAMTLCYARVSRELWFKAVPGFQTEQIRRRLRCRRRTVLGLVCVLSAYVLCWAPFYGFTIVRDFFPSVFVKEKHYLTAFYVVECIAMSNSMINTLCFVTVRNNTSKYLKRILRLQWRASPSGSKASADLDLRTTGIPATEEVDCIRLK; encoded by the exons ATGGAGACCACTGTCGGGGCTCTGGGTGAGAATACCACAGACACCTTCACCGACTTCTTTTCTGCACTCGATGGCCATGAAGCCCAAACCGGCTCGTTACCATTCACTTTCAGCTACGGTGACTATGACATGCCCCTGGATGAAGAGGAAGATGTGACCAATTCTCGGACTTTCTTTGCTGCCAAGATTGTCATTGGCATGGCTTTGGTGGGTATCATGCTAGTGTGTGGCATCGGCAACTTCATCTTTATCACTGCCCTGGCCCGCTACAAAAAGCTCCGCAACCTCACCAACCTGCTTATCGCCAACCTGGCCATTTCAGACTTCCTCGTGGCCATCGTGTGCTGCCCCTTTGAGATGGACTACTATGTGGTGCGCCAGCTCTCCTGGGAGCATGGTCATGTCCTGTGCGCCTCTGTCAACTACTTGCGTACCGTCTCCCTCTACGTCTCCACTAACGCCCTACTGGCCATTGCCATTGACAG GTATCTGGCCATTGTGCACCCGCTGAGACCGCGGATGAAGTGTCAAACAGCCGCCGGCCTGATCTTCCTGGTGTGGTCAGTATCCATCCTCATCGCCATTCCAGCTGCCTACTTCACCACTGAGACCGTGCTGGTCATCGTGGAGAGACAGGAGAAGATCTTCTGTGGTCAGATCTGGCCGGTGGATCAGCAGTTCTACTACAGGTCCTATTTCCTTTTGGTTTTCGGCCTCGAGTTCGTGGGCCCTGTAGTCGCCATGACCTTGTGCTATGCCAGGGTGTCCCGGGAGCTCTGGTTCAAGGCGGTGCCAGGCTTCCAGACAGAGCAGATCCGCCGGAGGCTGCGCTGCCGCCGCAGGACTGTGCTGGGGCTCGTGTGCGTCCTCTCTGCCTATGTGCTGTGCTGGGCTCCCTTCTATGGCTTCACTATCGTGCGTGACTTCTTCCCCTCCGTGTTTGTGAAGGAGAAGCACTACCTCACCGCCTTCTATGTGGTGGAGTGCATCGCCATGAGCAACAGCATGATCAATACGCTCTGCTTTGTGACTGTCAGGAATAACACCAGTAAGTACCTCAAGAGGATCCTGCGGCTTCAGTGGAGGGCCTCTCCCAGCGGGAGCAAGGCCAGCGCTGACCTCGACCTCAGGACCACGGGAATACCTGCCACCGAGGAGGTGGACTGCATCCGACTGAAATAA
- the Prokr1 gene encoding prokineticin receptor 1 isoform X2, giving the protein MDYYVVRQLSWEHGHVLCASVNYLRTVSLYVSTNALLAIAIDRYLAIVHPLRPRMKCQTAAGLIFLVWSVSILIAIPAAYFTTETVLVIVERQEKIFCGQIWPVDQQFYYRSYFLLVFGLEFVGPVVAMTLCYARVSRELWFKAVPGFQTEQIRRRLRCRRRTVLGLVCVLSAYVLCWAPFYGFTIVRDFFPSVFVKEKHYLTAFYVVECIAMSNSMINTLCFVTVRNNTSKYLKRILRLQWRASPSGSKASADLDLRTTGIPATEEVDCIRLK; this is encoded by the exons ATGGACTACTATGTGGTGCGCCAGCTCTCCTGGGAGCATGGTCATGTCCTGTGCGCCTCTGTCAACTACTTGCGTACCGTCTCCCTCTACGTCTCCACTAACGCCCTACTGGCCATTGCCATTGACAG GTATCTGGCCATTGTGCACCCGCTGAGACCGCGGATGAAGTGTCAAACAGCCGCCGGCCTGATCTTCCTGGTGTGGTCAGTATCCATCCTCATCGCCATTCCAGCTGCCTACTTCACCACTGAGACCGTGCTGGTCATCGTGGAGAGACAGGAGAAGATCTTCTGTGGTCAGATCTGGCCGGTGGATCAGCAGTTCTACTACAGGTCCTATTTCCTTTTGGTTTTCGGCCTCGAGTTCGTGGGCCCTGTAGTCGCCATGACCTTGTGCTATGCCAGGGTGTCCCGGGAGCTCTGGTTCAAGGCGGTGCCAGGCTTCCAGACAGAGCAGATCCGCCGGAGGCTGCGCTGCCGCCGCAGGACTGTGCTGGGGCTCGTGTGCGTCCTCTCTGCCTATGTGCTGTGCTGGGCTCCCTTCTATGGCTTCACTATCGTGCGTGACTTCTTCCCCTCCGTGTTTGTGAAGGAGAAGCACTACCTCACCGCCTTCTATGTGGTGGAGTGCATCGCCATGAGCAACAGCATGATCAATACGCTCTGCTTTGTGACTGTCAGGAATAACACCAGTAAGTACCTCAAGAGGATCCTGCGGCTTCAGTGGAGGGCCTCTCCCAGCGGGAGCAAGGCCAGCGCTGACCTCGACCTCAGGACCACGGGAATACCTGCCACCGAGGAGGTGGACTGCATCCGACTGAAATAA